One bacterium DNA window includes the following coding sequences:
- a CDS encoding adenosylhomocysteinase, giving the protein MNYDIADRSLASQGKKRIIWADNNMPVLREIRARFEKEKPFEGRVMSACLHVTAETANLARTLVAGGADLMLIASNPLSTQDDVAASLVEDFGIATQAIHGEDHDTYYKHVRAASARGPVITMDDGADLVSTIHKEFPEIGANIMGSMEETTTGVIRLRAMAKDGALKFPVIAVNDAKTKHFFDNRYGTGQSTLDGIIRATDSLIAGKKVVVAGYGWCAKGFSMRAKGHGAHVIVTEVDPIKAIEAAMDGFEVMPMAKAAPIGDIFCTLTGDIHVIRPEHFEVMKDRAIVCNSGHFDVELDIPGLEKISKEINRDVRVVTDEFILPSGKRIFILANGRLVNLAAAEGHPADVMDMSFAVQALTSEWVVKHPGLEVKVHEVPDEIDDWVSSLKLKTMGIEIDTLTPEQVEYLASWQMGT; this is encoded by the coding sequence ATGAATTACGATATTGCAGATAGATCTTTAGCCTCACAAGGCAAAAAGCGAATAATTTGGGCGGACAACAACATGCCAGTCCTTCGGGAAATCCGGGCTAGATTCGAAAAGGAGAAACCGTTTGAAGGTCGGGTTATGTCGGCGTGTTTGCATGTAACTGCTGAGACCGCGAACCTTGCGCGCACACTTGTTGCCGGCGGAGCGGATCTCATGCTCATCGCCTCGAATCCCCTATCCACACAGGATGATGTTGCGGCCTCACTTGTTGAGGATTTCGGCATCGCCACTCAGGCGATCCACGGCGAGGACCACGACACATATTACAAGCATGTTCGCGCTGCTTCCGCGCGCGGTCCTGTTATCACGATGGATGATGGTGCCGACCTTGTTTCGACAATCCACAAGGAATTCCCCGAAATCGGCGCCAATATTATGGGAAGCATGGAAGAAACAACCACAGGCGTTATCCGGCTTCGGGCGATGGCCAAAGACGGCGCACTTAAATTCCCGGTCATCGCGGTCAACGATGCCAAGACGAAGCATTTCTTTGATAACCGCTACGGCACCGGCCAATCCACCCTCGACGGCATTATCCGCGCGACGGATTCACTTATCGCGGGCAAAAAAGTCGTCGTCGCTGGTTATGGATGGTGTGCTAAAGGGTTTTCGATGCGCGCAAAGGGCCACGGCGCACATGTTATCGTCACCGAGGTCGATCCAATAAAGGCCATCGAGGCCGCGATGGACGGATTCGAGGTTATGCCGATGGCGAAGGCCGCCCCGATCGGCGACATCTTCTGCACGCTCACCGGCGACATCCATGTTATACGGCCGGAGCATTTCGAGGTCATGAAAGACCGCGCTATCGTTTGCAACAGCGGCCATTTCGACGTGGAACTCGACATCCCCGGCCTCGAAAAAATATCCAAGGAAATCAACCGCGACGTCCGCGTTGTTACCGACGAATTTATCTTGCCATCCGGAAAGCGGATTTTTATTCTCGCTAACGGCAGACTTGTCAATCTCGCGGCTGCAGAGGGACATCCAGCAGACGTGATGGACATGTCCTTTGCTGTGCAGGCCCTAACCAGTGAATGGGTTGTTAAGCATCCTGGACTCGAGGTTAAAGTCCACGAGGTTCCTGATGAAATCGACGATTGGGTCAGTAGCTTAAAGCTCAAAACCATGGGAATAGAGATCGATACACTAACGCCAGAGCAGGTCGAATACCTCGCCAGCTGGCAGATGGGCACCTAA